A window of Oligoflexia bacterium genomic DNA:
TACACATTAATAATTATGGGTTCTGAAAAAGAAAAAAAAGAGCGCGCGGATAAACTTCTGACAGATCAGGGTTTGGCGCGTTCACGCACACAAGCCCAAGCGCTTATTATGGCGGGTGTGGTTTGTCTCGGGGATCAGCTTATTAAAAAAGCTTCTGAGTTATTTCCTATCGATACTAAATTTCGAATCAAAGAAGGAGCTGTTCCGAAATATGTTTCTCGCGGTGGTGAGAAAATGGAAGGTGCCTTAGAGAATGCGGGTCTTAACGTAAAAGATTTTCGTGTTTTAGATGTTGGTATAAGCACTGGCGGTTTTTCTGACTGCTTATTACAAAAAGGTGCGCAATCAATATTGGGCCTTGATGTCGGAAAAAACCAGCTCGATTGGAAATTGCGAAATGACCCACGCGTTACAGCTTATGAGGGTATAAATG
This region includes:
- a CDS encoding TlyA family RNA methyltransferase → MGSEKEKKERADKLLTDQGLARSRTQAQALIMAGVVCLGDQLIKKASELFPIDTKFRIKEGAVPKYVSRGGEKMEGALENAGLNVKDFRVLDVGISTGGFSDCLLQKGAQSILGLDVGKNQLDWKLRNDPRVTAYEGINARALPEGLVEGLIGGGFDLVVIDVSFISLTLVLPQTIKYMKPQGYMLVLIKPQFEVDKAQVGKGGIVKDPLLHQQVQEKIKKLSESLGLVDFKIFESPIEGTDGNKEFFIFARHP